The nucleotide sequence TCCTGATGGGCGTAGCCATCGGCCTGACCTGGTGGTGGCTGGCGCGCCGCGAGAACGTGCAGCCGGCGCCGCGCGTGGGCCTGGGCGAGCGCCTGAAGGTCACCGCGCAGGGCAGCCTGGCGCTGGCGCTGCCGGTGCTGATCCTGGGCGGCATGAAGTTCGGCGTGTTCACGCCCACCGAGGCCGCCGTCGTGGCCGCTGTCTACAGCTTCGCGGTGGGCATGTTCGTCTACCGCGAGCTCAAGCCGTCGGCGCTGTACGGCCTGGTCCTGTCGGCCGGCAAGACGACGGCAGTGGTGATGTTCCTGGTGGCCGCCGCCATGGTCAGCGCCTGGCTGATCACGGTGGCCAACATCCCCACCGAGGTGGCGAAGCTGCTGGAACCCTTCATGGACAACCGCATCCTGCTGATGGCGGTGATGATGGTGATCGTCATCGCGGTCGGCACGGCGCTGGACTTCACGCCCACGGTGCTGATCCTCACGCCGGTGCTGATGCCGGTGGTCAAGCAGGCCGGCATCGACCCGGTGTACTTCGGCGTGCTGTTCATCATGAACAACGCCATCGGCCTGATCACCCCGCCCGTGGGCACCGTGCTCAACGTGGTCTGCGGCGTGGCGCGCATCACGCTCGACGACGCCTTCAAGGGCGTGATGCCCTTCTTCCTGGCCCAGCTGGCGGTGCTGTTCGCCCTGG is from Ramlibacter tataouinensis TTB310 and encodes:
- a CDS encoding TRAP transporter large permease subunit codes for the protein MTVGVFLFSLLGAMAIGMPIAYALLVCGLALMGFMAATGALAAFDSQILAQRFVDGADNFPLLAVPFFLLAGEFMNAGGLSRRIVNLAMAWVGHFRGGLGYVAVLAAVIMASLSGSAVADTAALSALLIPMMKQAGYQVNRSAGLIASGGIIAPVIPPSIGMIIFGVAGNVSITKLFLAGIVPGILMGVAIGLTWWWLARRENVQPAPRVGLGERLKVTAQGSLALALPVLILGGMKFGVFTPTEAAVVAAVYSFAVGMFVYRELKPSALYGLVLSAGKTTAVVMFLVAAAMVSAWLITVANIPTEVAKLLEPFMDNRILLMAVMMVIVIAVGTALDFTPTVLILTPVLMPVVKQAGIDPVYFGVLFIMNNAIGLITPPVGTVLNVVCGVARITLDDAFKGVMPFFLAQLAVLFALVLFPDLVLVPLKWLMQ